Proteins found in one Phytohabitans houttuyneae genomic segment:
- a CDS encoding SAM-dependent methyltransferase produces the protein MTDRPDWAPAEVDHNTATVARAYDYLLGGSHNFAADRALARQMIAAVPEVKVQARANRAFLHRATRFVLDQGVRQFLDIGSGIPTVGNVHEIAQKVDPEARVVYVDIDPIAVAHSRQILAGNPNASAIREDFANPHAILSHPSVVELIDFSQPVGLLLVALLHAVRDERDPYGALAVLKDRLAPGSYLVIGHGTHEHHPDQFEEVAAAVSRTATPLAMRTHAEILRFFDGFELVEPGLIWANEWRPDTGDQPSTLSAFNYGGVGRKP, from the coding sequence ATGACGGACCGACCGGACTGGGCACCCGCCGAAGTCGATCACAACACCGCCACCGTGGCGCGGGCGTACGACTACCTGCTCGGCGGCTCGCACAACTTCGCGGCGGACCGGGCGCTGGCCCGGCAGATGATCGCCGCTGTACCCGAGGTGAAGGTTCAAGCTCGGGCAAACAGGGCGTTTCTCCACCGCGCCACGCGCTTTGTGCTCGACCAGGGCGTCCGGCAGTTCCTCGACATCGGTTCGGGCATCCCCACCGTCGGCAACGTCCACGAGATCGCGCAGAAGGTCGACCCCGAGGCCCGGGTGGTCTACGTGGACATCGACCCGATCGCGGTGGCGCACAGCCGGCAGATCCTGGCCGGCAACCCGAACGCCTCGGCCATCCGGGAAGACTTCGCCAACCCGCACGCGATCCTCTCGCACCCGTCGGTCGTCGAGCTGATCGACTTCAGCCAGCCGGTGGGGCTGCTGCTTGTCGCCCTGCTCCACGCGGTCCGCGACGAGCGCGACCCCTACGGCGCGCTGGCGGTGCTGAAGGACCGCCTCGCGCCGGGCAGCTACCTGGTCATCGGCCACGGCACGCACGAGCATCACCCCGACCAGTTCGAGGAGGTGGCGGCGGCCGTCTCGCGCACCGCGACGCCGCTCGCGATGCGCACCCACGCCGAGATCCTGCGGTTCTTCGACGGCTTCGAGCTGGTCGAGCCGGGCCTCATCTGGGCAAACGAGTGGCGCCCGGACACCGGCGACCAGCCCAGCACCCTCTCCGCTTTCAACTACGGGGGCGTGGGGCGCAAGCCATGA